One genomic region from Rosa rugosa chromosome 1, drRosRugo1.1, whole genome shotgun sequence encodes:
- the LOC133724707 gene encoding triacylglycerol lipase SDP1: MDISNEASVDPFPIGPSTFVGRTIAFRVLFCKSMSHLRHQIFHMLFSLVFRFRDFLAPMFSWLHPRNPQGILAMVTIIAFLLKRYTNVKVKAEMAYRRKFWRNMMRTALTYEEWAHAAKMLDKETPKMNESDLYDEEVVKNKLQELHHRREEGSLRDIIFCMRADLVRNLGNMCNPELHKGRLHVPKLIKEYIDEVSTQLRMVCDSDSEELSLEEKLAFMHETRHAFGRTALLLSGGASLGSFHVGVVKTLVEHKLMPRIIAGSSVGSIMCSVVATRSWPELQSFFEDSWHSLQFFDQMGGIFTVVKRVMTRGAVHEIRQLQMMLRHLTSNLTFQEAYDMTGRILGITVCSPRKHEPPRCLNYLTSPHVVIWSAVTASCAFPGLFEAQELMAKDRSGEIVPYHPPFNLGPEAGTMPVRRWRDGSLEIDLPMMQLKELFNVNHFIVSQANPHIAPLLRLKEFVRACGGNFAAKLAHLVEMEVKHRCNQILELGFPLGGLAKLFAQDWEGDVTVVMPATLAQYSKIIQNPTYVELQKAANQGRRCTWEKLSAIKANCGIELALDESVVILNHMRRLKRSAERAAASSHGLPSTVRFSASRRIPSWNCIARENSSGSLEEDLLGDTGSSFHHGVGPSTSGKIFHTHRNIHDGHGSDSESESADLNSWTRSGGPLMRTTSATKFIDFVQNLDVDAELNRGLLVNPNSVATLQLGGSNQYYHSPRGTTPDRSPDSTKFDKRDFSSVASVNGSSIMVTAGDLLQPERIHNGIVFNVVKKEDLSLSSSRSQDMENYNSEVAECVQLDSLEKEMDTRSASEYGDADTASEIGLNDTAPCQSTDQSNIADDSNNQSSAECR, translated from the exons ATGGATATAAGTAATGAAGCCAGTGTTGATCCATTTCCTATTGGACCTTCAACCTTTGTTGGTCGGACCATTGCTTTCCGGGTTTTGTTCTGCAAGTCAATGTCGCATTTGAGACATCAAATCTTTCATATGTTGTTTAGCCTCGTCTTTAGATTCAGGGACTTTTTGGCTCCTATGTTCTCATGGTTGCATCCTCGAAACCCGCAAGGGATATTGGCAATGGTGACAATCATCGCCTTTCTGTTGAAACGATACACAAATGTTAAAGTGAAGGCTGAAATGGCTTATCGGAGGAAATTTTGGAGAAATATGATGAGGACTGCATTGACATATGAGGAGTGGGCTCATGCTGCTAAAATGCTTGATAAGGAGACCCCAAAGATGAATGAATCAGACCTTTATGATGAAGAAGTGGTTAAGAACAAGCTTCAAGAACTCCACCACCGTCGTGAAGAGGGTTCTCTCCGAGATATAATATTCTGTATGCGAGCAGATCTTGTTAGAAATCTGGGTAACATGTGCAACCCTGAGCTTCACAAGGGGAGACTTCATGTGCCCAAACTTATAAAGGAATATATTGATGAGGTCTCAACTCAGTTGAGAATGGTTTGCGATTCAGACTCAGAAGAGCTCTCATTGGAAGAGAAGCTTGCTTTCATGCATGAAACAAGACACGCTTTTGGGAGAACTGCCTTGCTCTTGAGTGGGGGTGCTTCTCTTGGATCGTTTCATGTCGGTGTAGTTAAAACGCTGGTGGAACATAAGCTTATGCCGAGAATAATTGCTGGTTCTAGTGTGGGGTCCATTATGTGTTCTGTTGTTGCCACTAGGTCTTGGCCAGAGCTGCAAAGTTTTTTTGAGGATTCTTGGCACTCGTTGCAGTTTTTTGATCAGATGGGTGGGATTTTTACAGTTGTGAAGAGGGTCATGACTCGTGGAGCTGTCCATGAGATCAGGCAGTTGCAAATGATGTTAAGGCATTTAACCAGTAATCTAACATTTCAAGAAGCTTATGACATGACAGGTCGAATTCTTGGGATAACTGTTTGCTCCCCAAGGAAGCATGAGCCACCTAGATGCCTTAACTACTTGACTTCACCTCATGTTGTTATATGGAGTGCAGTGACAGCTTCTTGTGCTTTCCCAGGCCTTTTTGAGGCCCAGGAGCTAATGGCGAAAGATAGAAGTGGTGAGATTGTTCCTTATCATCCTCCATTTAATTTGGGTCCAGAGGCAGGGACAATGCCAGTGCGCAGGTGGCGGGATGGTAGCTTGGAGATTGATTTACCTATGATGCAGCTAAAAGAATTGTTCAACGTTAATCATTTTATAGTCAGTCAGGCAAATCCTCATATTGCACCATTATTAAGACTAAAGGAATTTGTGAGAGcttgtggaggcaactttgcTGCCAAG CTTGCTCATCTTGTTGAGATGGAGGTTAAACATAGATGTAACCAGATCCTGGAACTTGGTTTTCCATTAGGTGGACTTGCAAAGCTGTTTGCTCAAGATTGGGAGGGTGATGTTACTGTTGTGATGCCTGCCACACTAGCTCAG TATTCAAAAATTATACAAAACCCAACATATGTTGAGCTTCAAAAGGCAGCTAACCAAGGTAGACGGTGCACTTGGGAGAAACTATCAGCCATAAAAGCAAACTGTGGCATTGAGCTTGCTCTTGATGAGTCTGTTGTTATTCTCAATCACATGCGTAGACTGAAAAGGAGTGCTGAAAGAGCTGCTGCTTCTTCTCATGGCCTACCTAGCACGGTCAGGTTCAGTGCATCAAGAAGAATTCCATCTTGGAATTGCATTGCTCGTGAGAATTCTAGTGGTTCCCTTGAAGAAGACCTCCTTGGAGATACTGGTTCCTCATTCCATCATGGAGTTGGTCCATCCACCAGTGGTAAAATCTTCCATACCCACCGTAACATACATGATGGTCATGGAAGTGACAGCGAATCTGAGAGTGCCGATTTAAATTCTTGGACAAGATCCGGTGGACCCTTGATGAGGACGACATCAGCAACTAAATTCATCGACTTTGTCCAAAACTTGGACGTTGATGCTGAACTGAACAGAGGTTTGTTGGTTAATCCTAACTCAGTTGCGACGCTTCAGTTGGGGGGCAGTAATCAATACTATCACAGCCCAAGGGGGACCACACCAGACCGTAGCCCTGACAGCacaaaatttgataagagggaTTTCTCGAGTGTGGCTTCAGTAAACGGTTCTAGCATTATGGTGACAGCAGGTGATCTTTTGCAGCCGGAAAGGATACATAACGGGATTGTGTTCAACgttgtgaagaaagaagactTGTCATTGTCAAGTAGTAGGAGTCAGGATATGGAAAATTATAACAGTGAAGTTGCTGAGTGTGTGCAACTTGACTCTCTTGAAAAGGAGATGGATACTAGATCTGCATCTGAATATGGCGATGCTGATACTGCTTCAGAAATCGGGTTAAATGATACAGCACCTTGCCAGTCCACAGATCAATCTAACATTGCTGATGATTCTAATAATCAGAGCTCTGCAGAGTGCAGATAG